The genome window AGGTATCCAGGCGTTCGCTCAACGCGAGGATCATCGGCAGGGAAAGGGCATTGAGGGACTTTTCAGCGTCGAGGCTGGCGATGCCGATGCGGGCGCCGTCGCTGCCGGTCAGCTCTTCGAAGTGCAGGTTCATCGTGACCTCAATCGAGAAGGTGAAGGATGAGTATGATCGCTTCGCAGGAAAGTGCGGGTGGTGTGTCAGATCAATTGACAAGCGGGGTCGGCTTTCCTAGGGTTCGCCTCATTCTTTTTGACAAGACCCTTCAACCATGACCGAAGACGACCGTATCAAACTCGAACCCAGCTGGAAACACGCCCTGCGGGATCAGTTCGAGCTGCCGTACATGGCCCAGTTGCGCGCCTTCCTGCGCCAGGAACACGCCGCCGGTAAAGAGATCTACCCGCCCGGCCCACTGATTTTCAACGCGCTCAACTCCACACCGCTGGACAAGGTCAAGGTGGTGATCCTCGGCCAGGACCCGTACCACGGCCCCGGCCAGGCCCACGGCCTGTGCTTCTCGGTGCAACCGGGCATACCGACACCGCCGTCGCTGCTCAATATCTATAAAGAGCTCAAGCGCGACCTCAACATCGACATCCCCAACCACGGCTGCCTGCAAAGCTGGGCCGACCAGGGCGTACTGATGTTGAACACCACCATGACCGTCGAACGCGCCAATGCCAACGCCCATGCGGGCAAGGGCTGGCAGTTCTTTACTGATCGGATCATCGAAGTGGTCAGCGAGCATCAGCCGCACCTGGTGTTCCTGCTGTGGGGTGCCCATGCCCAGGGCAAGCAGAAGCTGATCGACGCCACCAAGCACTTGGTGCTGACGTCGGTGCACCCGTCGCCGTTGTCGGCGTATCGCGGGTTTTTGGGGTGCGGGCATTTCAGCCGGACCAACAAGTTTCTTGAGCAGAATGGCGAGACGCCGATCGAGTGGCGATTACCGCCGGTCTGATTGAAAAGGGCGGTGCAATGCCGCCTGTACCGCGTCTACTCGTTGTTTCGACATGGGCTTCACTTTTTTGCACGCTTCAGAACGCAGGGGTACCTGTTAGTTCTGACAGTATTCATGGTCAGTTCAAGCGCATTAACTACTCTTCTCGGCCGTGGGGGCTGGTGCATACCAGCTCTTGGTCGACGGCGGCTTACTGCTGATTACCAAGGAGATTAGATATGACTAGACCCACTGTAACGACTCCAATGCTCGCTCGAGCCAGGGCTCCTGGGGTTCTTGAAGCAGATGCCCCGGTGGCGCCGGATGCGTTGCCCCTGTGGGCTGACGATGTTGGTTTCAAGATCCCGGTGACCTTTCAAAGTACGGGTTTGCCAGTCCAGGTACCCACCCTGTGGGGCGGGGCTGGCGCTCTGTTCCCTGGCGACGTAACTGCCGTTGTCTGGTACTGGGATGGCGTACCGTTTGACACCAAGCGGGTGGAGGCACCTTACGATGCCACCGACTTGCCTCTCGTTGACGCGGTGGTACCGCCCCATCTGATGGATGCCGCTGGCTTGCATAACTTGCACTATGAAGTGTTGCTTAGGGAAAGCAGTGGGAACCCCGGCGAGCCGTCTTTTGTAACCCTGCTGGACAGCGACAAGGTCGGGCCCAATCAGGGGCAGCGCGGCCCACGCATGCGATTTCCACCTGAAATTGAACAAGACGGCGTCACTGATGATTACCTGAATGACCCCGCCAATAACGACCAGGTGGTGGGCACCGTCGTTTCCACTACTACGCCTGCCTGGCTGGACATGCGATTAGGCGATGTTGTTGAAGCCTACCTGGCTCCTTTGCCTTTGCGTCGGCCCTTGCGCAGGCATCCACGGCAACAGGATATTGTTGCCACAACCACCATCACCCAAGCACACAAAGATGGAGCGCCCGTTGAGGTGATTTTCCCCGGGGACGTCCTGCGTGGTCTGGCGTCCAATCGAGAGTACAACGCACACTACTGGCTGCGAGACCGGGCAGGTCGCGAATCGGGTCCGTCATTTACCAGTGTGTTGTATATCAATTTGGCAGTAACACCTATTGAGCTGCGCCCGGTCGATCTGCCTCAGTTGAACGACGGACGTATCACACTAAGCGATGCCCGCGAGCCCGGTGGTGTGTTCATGAATATTCTTGAAATATTCGGCTCTGCGCCGGGGGACATTCTGCGTCCTCTCTGGAACTTTATTCCTCTGCCTGAAATTGAGATTGCGGCTATTCAGGCTTGGCCCATCTGCGTGCCAATCCCGTATTCGGACCTCGCTACAGGTGGTTTTGAGGTGACACCGGGGACGATTCGGGCGGGTTATACATGGGAGCGAGGATTGGCGACGCCCAGGCCCTCCCAACCTCGGTTTGTCCCTGTCGACTTGACGGTTGCCGGCCAAGTCAGCCCAGACAATCCGGACCCGATCAACCGCTTGCTGGAGACAGTCACGGTCAAGGGGCGAGACGGCGACAACCTGCTGACCCTCAATGACGTGGGCCTCCCTGTTCGGGTCGTGACCTTGTTGTTCGACGAGCCTAATGCCAACGAAACCTTGGAGCTGATGGCAGGTAACCATCCGGTACCGTTGGCCACCTATACCGTGCAGCTCACCGACGTCGCCGGGCAGGAGATCGAGTT of Pseudomonas azotoformans contains these proteins:
- the ung gene encoding uracil-DNA glycosylase, whose product is MTEDDRIKLEPSWKHALRDQFELPYMAQLRAFLRQEHAAGKEIYPPGPLIFNALNSTPLDKVKVVILGQDPYHGPGQAHGLCFSVQPGIPTPPSLLNIYKELKRDLNIDIPNHGCLQSWADQGVLMLNTTMTVERANANAHAGKGWQFFTDRIIEVVSEHQPHLVFLLWGAHAQGKQKLIDATKHLVLTSVHPSPLSAYRGFLGCGHFSRTNKFLEQNGETPIEWRLPPV